A window of Natronolimnobius sp. AArcel1 contains these coding sequences:
- the flaJ gene encoding archaellar assembly protein FlaJ — MATSTATNKTGVTDFSRSIIRAYDEMEMPVRLYVLAVLLPATLFFIGSVTVAILIDALLFVKLLIPVFGLLALGSAIGYPRLAVDSRRIEMENRFHLFIIHMTVLSTTNIDRMEVIRNLANEDEYGELAAEMQRVVDLVDVWHLSLDDACRRRAKEVPSDSVSDLLERMAYTLNAGQGLDEFLHQEQEVLIEQYSTVYRQSLSNLDVLKDLYLALVISMTFALVFAVVLPLLTGTDPTLTVTLVIVLFVFVQLGFLFVVRAVVPDDPLWYLEEGYRTGTKKLMLGSVLAGVLLSSVFVLIMTLVSFNILPGQQYIHMLPLLLYLPLATSPLLIPGIVFWYAERKTFNRDRAFPNFIRALGTSESARQSTTSEVLSSLRTKDFGPLTENVNDLYRRLNMRLSTEKSWRYFTGDASSFLIQKFSEMYLVGREMGGGPKRLGELISQNMSVIINLREERKQQTMTLIGVLYGITAASAFAFYIGLELAVLLSSFDIDTGGQDIGGGLIHTEQYDILVLRFLIVLVLIFNALISSLMLRVADGGHFGNSYIHFTALLWLGAVTGALTERLIDALITIDL, encoded by the coding sequence ATGGCAACGAGCACGGCGACGAATAAGACGGGTGTCACCGATTTCAGTCGGTCGATTATCCGCGCATACGACGAGATGGAGATGCCGGTGCGGCTGTACGTACTGGCAGTGTTGCTCCCAGCAACGCTGTTTTTCATTGGGTCGGTCACCGTTGCAATTCTCATCGATGCACTGTTGTTCGTCAAGTTGCTTATTCCGGTGTTTGGCCTGTTAGCGCTCGGCTCTGCCATTGGCTATCCGCGGTTGGCTGTCGACAGCCGCCGCATCGAGATGGAGAATCGATTCCATCTGTTCATTATCCACATGACGGTGCTGTCGACGACGAATATCGACCGCATGGAAGTGATTCGAAATCTCGCAAACGAAGACGAGTACGGTGAACTGGCAGCCGAGATGCAACGTGTCGTCGACCTGGTCGATGTCTGGCACCTGAGCTTAGATGACGCCTGTCGCCGTCGTGCGAAAGAGGTTCCAAGCGATTCGGTATCTGACCTCTTAGAGCGGATGGCTTACACGCTTAACGCGGGACAGGGACTCGATGAGTTCCTTCATCAGGAACAGGAAGTCCTCATCGAGCAGTACTCGACGGTCTACAGGCAGTCCCTGAGCAATCTGGACGTGCTCAAGGACCTCTATCTTGCGTTGGTCATTTCGATGACGTTCGCGCTCGTGTTCGCGGTCGTCCTGCCGCTGCTGACCGGCACCGATCCGACGCTCACCGTGACGCTCGTGATCGTCCTGTTCGTGTTCGTCCAGCTTGGCTTTCTGTTCGTCGTCCGCGCAGTCGTTCCCGACGACCCGCTCTGGTATCTCGAGGAGGGGTATCGGACGGGAACGAAGAAGCTCATGCTCGGGTCGGTCCTAGCCGGCGTGCTCCTGAGCAGCGTCTTCGTGCTCATCATGACGCTCGTCTCGTTCAACATCTTGCCAGGCCAGCAGTATATCCACATGCTGCCACTGTTGCTCTACTTGCCACTCGCAACGAGTCCGCTGTTGATCCCCGGTATCGTCTTCTGGTACGCAGAGCGCAAGACGTTCAATCGAGATCGGGCGTTTCCGAACTTTATCCGGGCGCTTGGGACAAGTGAGAGTGCCCGCCAGAGTACGACCTCCGAAGTTCTCTCGTCGCTGCGGACGAAAGACTTCGGACCGTTGACAGAGAACGTCAACGATCTCTACCGGCGGCTGAATATGCGCCTGAGCACCGAGAAATCATGGCGATACTTCACCGGTGATGCAAGTTCGTTTTTGATCCAGAAGTTCAGTGAGATGTATCTCGTCGGCCGTGAGATGGGTGGTGGCCCGAAACGGCTGGGCGAACTCATCAGCCAGAACATGAGCGTGATTATCAACCTGCGCGAAGAGCGCAAGCAACAGACGATGACGCTGATCGGTGTCCTGTACGGCATCACCGCTGCGTCGGCGTTTGCGTTCTACATCGGCCTCGAGCTCGCCGTGTTGCTCTCGAGTTTCGATATCGACACCGGTGGGCAGGATATCGGTGGTGGCCTGATCCACACTGAGCAGTATGATATTCTCGTCCTCCGATTCTTGATCGTGCTCGTGTTGATTTTTAACGCGCTCATCTCTTCGCTCATGCTTCGCGTGGCCGATGGCGGGCACTTTGGCAACTCCTACATTCACTTTACGGCGCTGCTCTGGCTCGGCGCAGTGACCGGCGCGCTTACCGAACGGCTCATCGACGCGCTCATCACAATCGATCTGTAA
- a CDS encoding FlaD/FlaE family flagellar protein: MSGLLDGDDGTEPDDSGDDLLGGAEDGLMGDDAIFADDDDGDDDEDELSYRLDEVEKEIDSLSGKVETVRGENEKISDSIQTVERNVDRLVDMYEIVTQGINPFVGDQEIGNAFETATEGGVFGGDNPEDDIDDDIMNSEAEDFLDDDLEDLDESADDFDDEFDAVDDDADPFEDELEDEPLDDEFEDDLEDDADAEDDDPFEDTEAADDFEEPLEAEADPDAHAVEADSLEEESGPAVELGENGEIGEPPYLVRHPSRPDAEIATLEWVRYLVDTAGFEDAARTISYYQSVEWISPGVETYLLSLLQGFSDSHEELEADDLEARSVLTPDAHKRSLQYIAWIATPERKPGLIEGADDVLADTATE; this comes from the coding sequence ATGAGCGGACTACTCGACGGCGACGACGGCACCGAACCGGACGACAGCGGCGACGACCTTCTAGGTGGTGCAGAGGATGGGCTGATGGGCGACGATGCAATCTTCGCCGATGATGACGACGGCGACGACGACGAGGATGAACTCTCCTATCGTCTCGACGAAGTCGAAAAAGAGATCGACTCCCTTTCAGGCAAAGTCGAAACCGTCCGCGGGGAAAACGAGAAAATCAGCGACTCGATTCAAACCGTCGAGCGAAACGTCGACCGCCTCGTCGATATGTACGAAATCGTCACGCAGGGGATCAACCCCTTTGTCGGCGATCAAGAGATTGGCAACGCCTTCGAGACCGCAACCGAGGGTGGCGTTTTCGGCGGTGACAACCCCGAGGACGATATCGACGACGACATCATGAACTCCGAGGCTGAGGACTTCCTTGATGACGACCTCGAGGACTTGGACGAGTCGGCCGACGACTTCGACGACGAGTTCGATGCGGTCGACGACGATGCAGACCCGTTCGAAGACGAGCTGGAAGACGAACCACTCGACGACGAATTCGAGGACGACCTGGAAGACGACGCTGACGCTGAAGACGACGATCCGTTCGAGGACACAGAGGCGGCCGACGACTTCGAGGAGCCGCTCGAGGCGGAGGCGGACCCGGATGCTCACGCTGTCGAGGCGGACTCACTCGAGGAAGAGTCAGGCCCTGCGGTCGAACTCGGCGAGAACGGTGAGATTGGCGAGCCGCCGTATCTGGTTCGCCATCCGTCCCGGCCCGACGCGGAGATTGCGACCCTTGAGTGGGTGCGCTATCTCGTCGATACGGCGGGCTTTGAGGACGCGGCGCGGACGATTTCGTACTACCAGTCGGTCGAGTGGATCTCGCCGGGTGTCGAGACATACCTCCTCTCGCTCCTGCAGGGATTCAGCGACTCTCACGAGGAACTCGAGGCTGACGACCTCGAGGCGCGCTCCGTGCTCACGCCGGACGCACATAAGCGCAGTCTCCAGTATATTGCTTGGATTGCGACGCCGGAGCGGAAGCCGGGGTTGATCGAGGGCGCAGATGACGTCCTCGCAGATACTGCCACGGAGTAG
- a CDS encoding flagellin has product MASVPASHIILFVASMIVAAGIAGTVVLEVDNLSNAIETSGSNVAEEIETDIAVASDERHPGSIYDEEENNVTILVKNVGSSSLEADTSTIDLLLDGRYVSSDATTVERVDVEASSWRPGGVIEATIDLEEANLVEEDESLTGDTEVTAIVKDNEDSVAFYAGSDD; this is encoded by the coding sequence ATGGCAAGCGTCCCGGCTTCCCATATCATCCTGTTCGTCGCGAGCATGATCGTCGCGGCTGGTATCGCTGGCACGGTCGTTCTCGAGGTGGATAACCTCAGCAATGCGATCGAGACCAGTGGCTCGAACGTCGCCGAGGAGATCGAGACTGACATTGCGGTTGCGAGCGACGAGCGCCACCCCGGATCGATCTACGACGAGGAGGAGAACAACGTGACTATTCTGGTGAAAAACGTCGGCTCCTCGAGTCTCGAGGCGGATACCTCCACGATCGACTTGCTGCTTGATGGACGCTACGTCTCGAGCGATGCGACCACAGTCGAGCGCGTCGATGTCGAGGCGTCTTCGTGGCGACCCGGTGGCGTCATCGAAGCGACAATCGATCTCGAGGAAGCGAATCTCGTCGAGGAGGACGAGTCACTGACGGGCGATACAGAAGTGACGGCGATTGTCAAGGACAACGAAGACAGCGTCGCGTTCTACGCTGGAAGCGACGACTGA
- a CDS encoding flagellin: MWLSSHPNNGMGFSTSAAAAVMLIAFLIAASVIFPTVFATGSDTGDAFAAQADQTRDQANTAINVTSAEQDPYETDSEDDENGDLTVTVTNDGTNSLDVSTTDLLIDGVFIPHEDLETTVIADDGEDERPDSTLWSPGTVLEFDVDGDQIDAAVTDDETDPDDIADVKIVTETAITESAAIEQLESDVEGD, encoded by the coding sequence ATGTGGCTTTCCTCTCACCCGAATAACGGAATGGGGTTTAGTACGAGCGCCGCCGCTGCCGTCATGCTCATCGCGTTTCTCATCGCGGCCAGCGTCATCTTTCCGACGGTGTTCGCCACCGGCTCGGATACTGGCGATGCCTTCGCCGCCCAGGCCGACCAGACCCGCGATCAGGCGAATACGGCAATCAACGTGACGAGCGCCGAGCAGGACCCCTACGAGACAGATAGCGAGGACGACGAAAACGGTGACCTCACTGTCACCGTCACAAACGATGGCACCAACTCCCTCGACGTTAGTACCACTGACCTTCTGATCGACGGCGTCTTCATCCCACACGAAGACCTCGAGACGACCGTCATTGCTGATGACGGCGAGGACGAGCGACCGGATTCAACTCTCTGGTCGCCCGGAACGGTTCTCGAGTTCGATGTCGACGGCGACCAGATTGACGCTGCGGTCACGGACGATGAGACGGACCCAGACGACATAGCGGACGTAAAGATCGTCACCGAGACCGCCATCACGGAATCGGCCGCAATCGAGCAACTCGAGAGCGACGTGGAGGGCGACTAG